The Methanoplanus sp. FWC-SCC4 genome has a window encoding:
- a CDS encoding PEGA domain-containing protein, whose translation MRTPLLVISVLLFVFSSGCTAPGLFEGSIEADSYPAGAEVYLDGEYKGTTPCVINSVRSGVHEIELRYNDPRYPNFRDNITVESGKTLEFYKDLSENSEVRVYGGIKGSGIFAAGDEIRVTGYSLGGSTGTEILIVYNKTGEEVYKSKVILSGDESFDHTLQTDGFKAGKYTARVQHPDGSYFELGFAIEDEKAEKIRILNGIVKKYYEEHTYLESEEFMCADMVTDIWNIIETADIRAVIAAGNIDDSSVSPNKYQHAWVLAETSPGRWTGVEATGGYLVFENDNYFKGHFFENPKDFKDYIYERENFNRLSAEIDDMVEEFNSKYPDRSLSPDEYNLALEEKALIEEKQSILESMKSSFNEKYQVETRKKEIV comes from the coding sequence ATGAGAACACCACTGCTCGTAATTTCGGTACTGCTTTTTGTCTTTTCTTCAGGATGCACAGCCCCTGGTCTTTTTGAGGGAAGTATTGAGGCTGATTCCTACCCTGCTGGTGCTGAAGTATACCTTGACGGTGAATACAAGGGAACAACTCCCTGTGTAATCAACTCTGTCCGGTCCGGAGTCCATGAAATCGAACTCAGATACAATGATCCGAGATACCCGAATTTCAGGGACAATATTACAGTTGAATCCGGAAAAACTCTTGAATTTTATAAGGATTTGTCAGAAAATTCTGAAGTGAGGGTTTATGGCGGAATTAAAGGATCAGGAATATTTGCAGCAGGTGATGAGATCAGGGTTACTGGTTATTCACTTGGCGGGAGCACAGGGACGGAAATTTTGATAGTCTACAACAAAACCGGGGAAGAAGTATATAAATCCAAAGTTATTCTGTCCGGTGACGAGAGCTTTGATCACACTTTACAAACGGATGGTTTTAAAGCAGGAAAGTACACCGCAAGGGTACAGCACCCTGACGGATCGTATTTTGAACTTGGATTCGCAATAGAAGATGAAAAAGCTGAGAAAATAAGGATTTTAAATGGAATTGTAAAAAAATATTATGAAGAGCACACGTACCTTGAAAGCGAGGAGTTCATGTGTGCCGATATGGTTACTGACATCTGGAATATTATTGAAACAGCGGACATCAGGGCCGTAATTGCGGCAGGGAACATTGATGACTCCTCTGTTTCCCCAAACAAATACCAGCATGCCTGGGTTCTTGCAGAAACATCCCCCGGGCGCTGGACAGGTGTTGAGGCAACCGGCGGATACCTTGTCTTTGAAAATGACAATTATTTCAAAGGGCATTTTTTTGAAAACCCAAAGGACTTTAAGGATTATATCTACGAAAGAGAAAATTTCAACAGGCTCTCTGCCGAAATCGATGACATGGTGGAGGAATTCAACAGCAAATATCCGGACAGGTCCCTCTCTCCTGATGAATACAACCTTGCACTTGAAGAAAAAGCTCTGATTGAAGAGAAACAGTCCATCCTTGAATCGATGAAGTCATCTTTCAATGAAAAATATCAGGTAGAAACACGGAAAAAAGAGATTGTCTGA
- the hisD gene encoding histidinol dehydrogenase, with product MLKELDVNSWVFGRRSSLEGVYDSVSDIVENVRKSGDSALFEYAKKFDRVELESLAVTEDEVEAAYDEVDGHLVENLIEAEARISEFHELQRRNDLWLREIQPGITLGVKTTPLQRVGCYVPGGRASYPSTALMTAVPARVAGVREICACTPPPVNPLTIVAFDIAGVSEIYRAGGAQAIAAMALGTDSIKPVQKIVGPGNVYVTAAKMMLRDHAEIDFPAGPSEIGIIADSSANPEFIAADILAQAEHDPNAACVLVTTDRSLAERVDKEVSKLLLNAPRNEIIEKALAQSGFVIADSMSQAVSFIDEIAPEHLSIQVSDSLSVLNRVRNAGSIFVGPYAPVACGDYASGTNHVLPTAGYSKVYSGLNVDHFCKTSTVQIIDREGLEDIGDIVETLADAEGLHAHAESVRIRRK from the coding sequence ATGTTAAAAGAGCTGGATGTAAACTCATGGGTTTTTGGCAGGCGTTCAAGTCTTGAAGGCGTGTATGACAGTGTATCGGATATTGTTGAAAACGTGCGCAAATCCGGTGACTCCGCCCTTTTTGAATATGCCAAAAAGTTTGACAGGGTCGAACTTGAAAGCCTGGCAGTAACAGAGGATGAGGTAGAGGCGGCATATGATGAAGTCGACGGACACCTTGTTGAAAATCTGATTGAAGCCGAGGCAAGAATCTCTGAGTTTCATGAACTCCAGAGAAGAAATGATCTCTGGCTGCGTGAAATCCAGCCGGGGATCACACTCGGGGTAAAGACAACACCACTTCAGAGAGTCGGTTGTTATGTTCCAGGAGGCCGTGCCTCATATCCGTCAACGGCTCTTATGACCGCTGTTCCGGCAAGGGTTGCGGGTGTCCGTGAAATCTGTGCATGCACCCCTCCGCCTGTAAACCCCCTGACTATTGTTGCATTTGATATTGCAGGTGTGTCTGAAATATACCGCGCTGGCGGTGCACAGGCAATAGCTGCAATGGCGCTTGGAACTGATTCCATAAAGCCTGTCCAGAAGATTGTCGGGCCAGGAAACGTATATGTAACCGCTGCAAAGATGATGCTCAGAGATCATGCTGAGATTGATTTCCCGGCAGGCCCGTCTGAGATTGGAATTATTGCGGATTCTTCTGCAAACCCTGAGTTCATTGCGGCTGACATACTTGCACAGGCGGAACATGACCCCAATGCAGCGTGTGTTCTTGTTACAACCGACAGAAGTCTGGCGGAAAGGGTTGACAAAGAGGTATCAAAGCTTCTCTTAAATGCTCCGAGAAACGAGATCATTGAAAAGGCTCTGGCACAGTCCGGTTTCGTAATTGCAGACAGTATGTCACAAGCAGTGTCCTTCATTGACGAGATTGCACCTGAACACCTTTCAATTCAGGTATCTGATTCACTCTCTGTATTAAACCGTGTCAGAAATGCAGGTTCGATATTTGTAGGGCCTTATGCACCTGTTGCATGCGGGGATTATGCATCCGGAACAAACCATGTTCTTCCGACAGCCGGGTACTCCAAAGTATACTCCGGATTAAACGTGGATCACTTCTGCAAGACCTCAACCGTTCAGATTATTGACAGGGAAGGGCTTGAGGATATTGGAGATATTGTTGAGACCCTCGCAGATGCCGAAGGTCTTCATGCACATGCGGAATCTGTGAGAATCCGCAGAAAATAA